Proteins from a genomic interval of Salvelinus alpinus chromosome 7, SLU_Salpinus.1, whole genome shotgun sequence:
- the LOC139581507 gene encoding matrix-remodeling-associated protein 5, with protein sequence MAAEGVTVLAPWLRLRAVLLLLVLLLSPLALCAPCPRGCSCPGIKEVHCTFRHLTSAPRNLPKDTERVNLGYNSLQAVGGSEFTQLRQLEMLMLHGNDITTVSPGAFYSLRSLQILKLSYNKLEAITPGMFEGLVSLVRLHLDRNNIDFIEPYTFSGLTSLKLLQLEGNKLRDLHPHSFITLSLLGNFWSSGLRHLHLSDNQLHYLQPGTLTPLSKLELLSLHGNPWTCDCHLQWLLEWNNKHEGVIKCKKERDAASGESCAVCSSPQSLNGSQVLGLSAGQLACERPSLVSHLKQWDSPSWDDADSEPDLPYTRDLERPLGHLTFVLTDNHGNKAHVACDVRRPSESSSMTWENLRTSGEVAVNVSLVSLLECEIDRDALQNLWRLVAYYYESPALLERGMRRENTSRVTFQYSQGHNEESPYFTDLKGHLMAEPTWLLQPRVTLQLNRRQTTTKKLVLDFTTFISKHISGRGEQEDVTSSWALIQRGSPGRVQSVLEGSEVSLGCTVISSGSQSVEWMLPDLSILEESNFRLVSEGGRLVIGNASVSDSGLYHCLVRTETDVDMVPVRLTVKERLLSPNTLNGKKMEVESGESLSLPCYVNSAQPSETRWYLPKNQILQPSQPKGRVYVNQNGSLVIKKTTHEDAGEYSCLAANLYGVDMLAHLVVVTGEKDSDAKEEFEKESPGVETARGESPLFGSKEDEGEGSGFQEIKGPHATQSPKRVGGQQRYPGGFLRPGMKGKRIKDNKRKPNKSVKELDPNRWAEILAKANAKPPTLPPTRPPPTTPTTKTATTMTAKTTTTTPKPTTTTTTTTPKPTTSTTTTTTPKPTTSTTTTTTPKPTTTTTTTTPKPTTTTTTTTPKPTTTTATTPKSTTTTATPKPTTTTTTTTPKPTTTPTTTTTRKTTTTTTTTTTTTTAPPSTTRTTTTKKPTKSHSKTSHHTETEGELDFSEKQPEPLRPPPRKHVTQAPRGKALLVDRGRGRGGPNPDSDSVINLSVTEAPQSVTQPMQLEDKHVGRERERVNQKNNPVWTNRRRPPYRRGRPPQRRVRPQKPSLPSSHKPQTTLPQPTTTVEKQESTASQNDNSKMEDNITEHIPTISTHDDNEPVDPIIKPNTATDKSDSIDIKSLTPEVKDPSLVNPSNREHVPAPETITSAENLPPPTEVPRQERTWENLNKQDVIRQTTQNRQTSPKITTTTKPTHINYDIHLKPNLSHDTVAMATPVLTKFDVSDKGAAKPETPLTKVHFLNPTPKKSQDKTQTHLRTVAKDSAAREDILRNTHRNSYKKEEDHSQMKPDSPSLPIHPWIYQQNVQMRVQTTPPPRAPTPYWPYSRFPVWPSGHGSGPHPAFTERPMLFPHPGGRGVGVTNRPEITAETVRPTAFISASPGSGMAASLTSHPPHRGPGPASRTRQQDLLMLSKLRNRYRQAQLDRILQLGKRVTTKPKISHPKPRPHYQPPTPSYNYWPVPPTTSLPVPTNRPYSTASVLYGSRWHYSHWGPRRLSTALPFPNLMGSGVKPRISSVNTVSVSALAEGDVLLPCEASGDPQPALSWTKVSTGATVQANTKHGQRFEVVKNGTFVIKNVQLQDRGQYLCTAQNTFGSDRMVITLAVLTQPPKIIGPHSREVPVYLGKAISLDCVASGKPQAQISWILPDRTFVRDVGAFDRSASLLANGTLRIQSANFSSKGDYRCIASNAAGADTVTFHIHVAALPPTINEEASESIVIQEGRSVYVHCTAKGEPAPVLKWTLPAGVHVKPSQFLGRRLFVFPNGTLYIKNISPEDSGRYECSVTNAVGAARRVLYLKTRQEVPSLRLSHHPSQQHRVTAMYGSTVYLHCPESTGSPRGTLWQLPSKTLLEHRYSPERPVTVFSNGTLRILQLTEKDGGSYLCMFQRPNGEDMELFQVQVLMMPPKIEHLATAQKRVTSGENFQVDCVASGLPDPEVSWSLPDGTMINNALQSDDSGTRSRRYVIFGNGTLLLQQMGKKDEGDYTCHAKNELGEDEMKVSIKVGPDFPRITSKAQLLLTARLGESAYMTCQATGEPPPTIVWLSPSNDIITSSSTKYQILDDGTLVIKKVTLADQGKYACVARSSAGDDIKNIKIQVEPREPHINEQGGRSSMKVLAVSYQTTLLDCRVEGKPEPRVSWAAPYGLSLPTPYLGGRFQVHKNGSLELRGVRKTDEGQYVCLAKNHLGEASLAIELEVASIAEKPSFAMPNIEILPIKQDGSDVTLECPARGKPNPEFVWILPNGTALMPGTRHQHFTHYRGNGTLRIAQPVTADKGVYRCLAKNVAGTAEKRYALEPGRKPVIRGTTGIMKITFGQVLNLPCSVDGWPQASITWTLPNGLVLDKPQVIGRITFLSNGTLQLKEVATFDRGTYVCKATNTFGSSALSYPVAVMVYPPSITNAPPSITRVHRGSSVTLSCIAAGIPKPEITWTLPGRTTLVPNNRFTAQGGIHMTVEGSLVIQDPVLMNSGIYKCNAKNALGSDFKATYLQVI encoded by the exons ctataacagcctccaggcAGTGGGGGGGTCAGAGTTCACACAACTCCGCCAGCTGGAGATGCTTATGCTCCATGGGAATGATATCACGACCGTGTCTCCAGGAGCGTTTTACAGCCTGCGCTCTCTGCAG ATTCTGAAGCTGAGCTACAACAAGCTGGAGGCCATCACCCCTGGTATGTTTGAGGGCTTGGTCAGCCTGGTGCGACTCCACCTGGACCGCAACAACATAGACTTCATCGAGCCGTACACCTTCAGTGGGCTAACATCATTAAAACTCCTACAGCTAGAGGGCAACAAGCTGAGGGACCTCCACCCACACAgcttcatcaccctctctctcctggggAACTTCTGGAGCTCTGGGCTGCGTCACCTCCACCTGTCGGACAACCAGCTGCACTACCTCCAGCCTGGGACCCTGACGCCCCTCAGCAAGCTGGAGCTGCTCTCCCTGCATGGCAACCCTTGGACCTGTGACTGCCATCTCCAGTGGCTGCTAGAGTGGAACAACAAACATGAGG gagtGATTAAGTGTAAGAAGGAGCGGGACGCTGCCTCTGGTGAGAGCTGTGCTGTCTGCTCCTCACCTCAGTCCTTAAATGGCAGCCAGGTCCTGGGACTGTCTGCTGGCCAGCTGGCCTGTGAGCGGCCCTCTCTGGTGTCCCATCTGAAGCAGTGGGACAGCCCCAGCTGGGACGACGCGGACTCAGAGCCCGACCTGCCCTACACCAGGGACCTGGAACGTCCCCTGGGCCACCTCACCTTTGTCCTGACCGACAACCACGGGAACAAAGCACACGTGGCCTGCGATGTCCGGCGGCCCAGCGAGAGCTCCTCCATGACATGGGAGAACCTGCGGACGTCCGGGGAGGTGGCGGTCAACGTGAGCCTGGTCAGCCTGCTGGAGTGTGAGATCGACCGGGACGCTCTGCAGAACCTCTGGAGGCTGGTGGCCTACTACTACGAGAGCCCTGCCCTCTtggagaggggaatgaggaggGAGAACACCAGCAGAGTCACGTTTCAGTACTCCCAGGGACACAACGAGGAATCCCCTTACTTTACAGATCTCAAAGGACACTTAATGGCTGAACCGACGTGGCTCCTCCAACCAAGGGTCACCCTGCAGCTGAACAGACGGCAAACCACCACGAAAAAACTGGTGCTGGACTTTACCACGTTCATCTCCAAGCACATCAGTGGTAGGGGAGAGCAGGAGGATGTGACTTCCTCCTGGGCCCTAATACAGAGAGGAAGCCCTGGGAGAGTTCAATCTGTGCTGGAGGGCTCTGAGGTCAGTCTGGGGTGTACAGTTATCAGTTCAGGGTCACAGTCTGTGGAGTGGATGCTCCCAGATCTATCTATCCTGGAAGAATCTAATTTCCGGCTGGTGTCTGAGGGAGGCAGACTGGTCATTGGAAATGCTAGTGTGTCTGACTCTGGGCTGTATCACTGTCTAGTCCGCACAGAGACTGATGTGGACATGGTGCCTGTGAGGTTGACAGTGAAAGAACGCCTGCTCAGTCCGAACACTCTAAATGGGAAGAAGATGGAAGTGGAGAGTGGGGAGTCCCTCTCACTCCCCTGCTATGTGAACTCAGCACAGCCTAGCGAGACACGCTGGTACCTCCCTAAAAATCAGATCCTACAACCGTCGCAACCGAAGGGGAGGGTCTACGTCAATCAAAATGGATCCCTGGTGATCAAAAAGACAACTCATGAGGACGCTGGGGAGTACAGCTGTTTGGCTGCTAACCTCTATGGAGTAGACATGTTGGCTCATCTCGTGGTCGTCACAGGGGAGAAAGACTCGGATGCAAAAGAAGAGTTTGAGAAAGAATCACCTGGTGTTGAAACAGCCAGAGGAGAATCACCTTTGTTTGGGAGTAAGGAGGATGAAGGTGAGGGGTCAGGGTTCCAGGAGATAAAAGGCCCCCATGCTACACAGTCTCCTAAGAGGGTGGGTGGACAACAGAGGTACCCTGGAGGGTTTTTACGCCCTGGTATGAAAGGGAAGAGGATCAAGGATAACAAGAGGAAACCTAATAAGTCTGTCAAGGAGCTCGACCCCAACCGCTGGGCTGAGATCCTAGCCAAAGCTAACGCTAAACCTCCGACACTACCGCCTACAAGACCACCACCAACTACACCAACAACAAAAACAGCAACGACAATGACAGCcaaaaccactactactactcctaaacccactactactactaccactactactcctAAAcccactacttctactactaccactactactcctAAAcccactacttctactactaccactactactcctaaacccactactactactactactactactcctaaacccactactactaccactactactactcctaaacccactactaccactgctactactccTAAATccactactaccactgctactcctaaacccactactactaccactacgactACTCCTAAAcccactactactcctactaccactaccacgagAAAAACTACAACAACTAcgactacaacaacaactactactactgctcctcCTTCAACTACCAGAACAACCACAACTAAAAAGCCCACCAAGAGCCATTCTAAAACAAGTCACCACACAGAAACAGAAGGTGAATTGGACTTTTCCGAAAAGCAACCTGAACCTTTACGTCCTCCACCTAGAAAACATGTGACACAGGCCCCAAGAGGGAAAGCATTACTTGTGGAccgtggtagaggtagaggaggtcCAAACCCAGATTCAGACTCAGTCATAAACCTGTCTGTTACAGAAGCTCCTCAATCCGTCACACAACCAATGCAGCTAGAAGACAAGcatgtggggagggagagagagagagtgaaccagAAGAACAATCCTGTTTGGACAAACAGACGAAGACCCCCTTACAGACGGGGCAGACCCCCACAGAGACGGGTTCGACCTCAGaaaccctccctcccctcatcaCACAAACCACAGACGACACTCCCTCAACCCACAACAACAGTGGAAAAACAAGAATCTACTGCATCGCAAAACGACAATTCTAAAATGGAGGACAATATTACAGAACACATACCCACTATTTCAACACATGATGACAATGAGCCTGTTGACCCGATCATTAAGCCCAACACTGCTACAGACAAATCAGATAGCATTGACATAAAATCATTAACACCAGAGGTGAAAGACCCTAGTTTAGTTAACCCATCAAACAGGGAGCATGTGCCTGCACCAGAGACAATCACCTCAGCAGAAAATCTACCTCCCCCAACTGAGGTGCCTCGACAGGAGAGGACATGGGAGAACTTAAATAAACAGGATGTTATTAGACAGACTACCCAAAACAGGCAAACATCCCCAaagataacaacaacaacaaagcccACTCATATTAATTATGACATTCATTTAAAACCTAATTTGTCACATGATACGGTTGCTATGGCAACACCCGTCCTGACTAAATTTGACGTTTCAGATAAAGGAGCTGCAAAGCCAGAAACCCCTTTAACTAAAGTACATTTTCTAAATCCAACTCCTAAAAAATCACAAGATAAGACACAAACACATTTGAGAACCGTTGCAAAAGACAGTGCTGCTCGGGAGGACATtctgaggaacacacacagaaactcgTATAAAAAGGAGGAGGATCACTCTCAAATGAAACCTGACAGTCCCAGTCTCCCCATCCACCCCTGGATCTACCAACAGAACGTCCAAATGAGAGTTCAAACCACCCCTCCACCCCGCGCTCCCACCCCCTATTGGCCTTATAGCCGCTTCCCAGTGTGGCCCTCAGGTCATGGTTCAGGGCCACATCCTGCCTTTACGGAGAGGCCCATGCTTTTCCCCCACCCAGGGGGCCGGGGCGTTGGGGTCACCAATCGACCAGAAATCACAGCTGAGACTGTCAGGCCCACAGCGTTCATCTCTGCTTCACCGGGCAGTGGCATGGCAGCCTCACTGACCTCCCACCCACCCCACAGGGGCCCAGGCCCAGCCAGCAGGACCCGACAGCAGGACCTCTTAATGCTCTCCAAGCTCAGAAACAGATACAGACAGGCTCAGCTGGACCGTATTTTACAGCTAGGGAAGAGAGTGACAACTAAGCCCAAGATCAGTCACCCTAAACCTAGACCTCACTACCAGCCTCCCACTCCATCATACAACTACTGGCCTGTGCCCCCCACCACCTCCCTCCCCGTGCCCACCAACAGGCCCTACTCCACAGCCAGTGTCCTGTACGGCAGCCGCTGGCACTACAGCCACTGGGGCCCGAGGAGGCTGAGCACGGCCCTGCCATTCCCCAACCTGATGGGTAGTGGGGTGAAGCCTAGGATCAGCTCTGTGAACACAGTCAGTGTGTCTGCCTTGGCTGAGGGCGATGTGCTGCTGCCCTGTGAAGCATCAGGAGACCCACAGCCAGCGCTCTCCTGGACTAAAGTCTCCACAG GTGCAACCGTCCAAGCCAACACAAAACACGGACAGAGATTTGAAGTTGTAAAGAACGGCACCTTTGTGATTAAAAACGTTCAGCTACAGGACAGAGGCCAGTACCTCTGCACAGCACAGAACACATTTGGCTCGGACCGAATGGTCATTACCCTGGCTGTGCTGACCCAGCCTCCCAAAATCATAGGTCCCCACTCCAGAGAGGTCCCAGTGTATTTGGGGAAGGCTATAAGCTTAGACTGTGTAGCCTCTGGCAAGCCCCAGGCTCAGATCTCCTGGATTCTTCCAGACAGGACCTTTGTGCGTGATGTGGGAGCTTTTGACAGGTCAGCCTCTCTGCTGGCTAACGGCACCCTGAGGATCCAATCAGCTAACTTCTCCAGTAAAGGCGACTATAGGTGTATCGCTAGCAATGCGGCCGGGGCTGACACAGTGACTTTTCACATCCACGTGGCAGCGCTACCGCCCACCATCAACGAGGAGGCCTCGGAGAGCATCGTCATCCAGGAAGGGAGAAGTGTGTACGTCCACTGCACTGCCAAGGGAGAGCCTGCGCCCGTGCTAAAGTGGACCCTCCCTGCAGGGGTACATGTCAAACCCTCTCAGTTCCTCGGCAGGAGACTGTTTGTCTTCCCCAATGGGACGCTGTACATCAAGAACATCTCTCCGGAAGACTCTGGGAGGTATGAGTGCTCTGTGACCAACGCAGTGGGCGCGGCCAGGAGAGTTCTGTACCTGAAGACCAGGCAGGAGGTCCCCAGCCTGCGACTGTCACACCACCCCTCCCAACAGCACAGAGTCACAGCCATGTATGGCTCCACTGTATACCTGCACTGTCCAGAGTCCACTGGCTCTCCCCGTGGCACTCTGTGGCAGCTACCGTCCAAAACATTGCTGGAACATCGCTACAG CCCTGAGAGACCTGTCACCGTGTTCTCCAATGGGACCTTACGGATCCTGCAGCTGACTGAAAAAGACGGAGGTAGCTACCTGTGTATGTTCCAGAGGCCCAACGGTGAGGACATGGAGCTATTCCAGGTGCAGGTGCTCATGATGCCACCTAAGATCGAACATCTGGCCACAGCTCAGAAGAGGGTGACCTCCGGGGAGAACTTCCAGGTGGACTGTGTTGCCTCAGGCCTCCCTGACCCAGAGGTGTCCTGGAGCCTCCCTGATGGAACCATGATCAACAACGCCCTACAGTCGGACGACAGCGGCACCCGTTCTCGCCGCTATGTCATCTTTGGGAATGGAACACTGTTGCTGCAGCAGATGGGAAAGAAGGATGAGGGGGACTATACATGCCATGCTAAGAATGAACTGGGGGAGGATGAGATGAAGGTGAGCATCAAAGTAGGCCCTGACTTTCCCCGAATCACATCCAAGGCTCAGTTGTTGCTCACGGCCCGACTAGGAGAGTCTGCCTATATGACGTGTCAGGCGACTGGGGAGCCTCCACCAACCATTGTGTGGCTCTCCCCAAGCAATGACATCATCACATCCTCTTCAACCAAATACCAAATCTTAGATGATGGGACTTTGGTGATAAAGAAGGTGACTTTGGCCGACCAAGGGAAGTATGCTTGTGTGGCAAGGAGTTCTGCTGGGGATGACATCAAGAACATTAAGATACAAGTAGAACCAAGAGAGCCACACATCAATGAACAAGGTGGAAGAAGCAGTATGAAAGTGTTGGCAGTATCTTATCAGACAACACTGCTCGACTGCAGAGTGGAGGGCAAGCCTGAGCCACGCGTTTCCTGGGCCGCACCCTACGGCCTCTCTCTGCCAACACCTTACCTGGGAGGACGCTTTCAAGTCCACAAGAATGGGAGTCTAGAGCTACGTGGAGTAAGGAAGACAGACGAGGGTCAGTATGTGTGTTTGGCCAAAAATCACTTGGGAGAAGCAAGCCTGGCAATTGAGCTTGAAGTGGCATCCATAGCAGAGAAGCCAAGCTTCGCCATGCCGAACATTGAGATTTTACCAATAAAACAAGATGGAAGTGATGTCACTCTGGAGTGTCCTGCCCGCGGTAAGCCAAACCCAGAGTTTGTTTGGATCCTGCCAAATGGCACAGCGCTGATGCCAGGCACTAGACATCAACACTTCACTCACTATAGAGGAAACGGGACGTTGCGCATCGCCCAGCCAGTGACGGCTGACAAAGGGGTTTACCGTTGTCTGGCGAAAAACGTGGCTGGGACTGCAGAGAAGCGATACGCTCTAGAACCAGGAAGAAAGCCTGTGATTCGAGGCACAACAGGGATCATGAAGATCACGTTTGGCCAAGTTCTGAACCTGCCGTGCTCTGTGGATGGCTGGCCACAGGCCTCAATCACATGGACCCTACCAAACGGCCTGGTCCTGGACAAGCCCCAGGTTATTGGGAGAATTACATTTTTATCAAACGGCACGCTTCAACTCAAAGAGGTCGCCACATTTGACAGGGGAACCTACGTCTGCAAGGCCACCAACACATTTGGGTCATCTGCGTTGTCATACCCAGTTGCAGTTATGGTGTATCCTCCAAGTATCACAAACGCACCCCCTTCCATCACTAGAGTCCACAGAGGTTCATCAGTAACACTTAGCTGCATCGCTGCAGGCATACCAAAGCCTGAAATAACATGGACTCTACCTGGAAGAACCACACTTGTTCCCAACAACCGTTTCACGGCACAGGGAGGAATTCACATGACAGTTGAGGGCAGCTTGGTCATACAAGACCCAGTGCTTATGAACTCAGGGATTTACAAATGCAATGCAAAAAATGCTCTAGGAAGTGACTTCAAAGCAACATATCTTCAGGTGATCTGA
- the rab33a gene encoding ras-related protein Rab-33A, protein MANESFENEGGTGSRNSRNTNFTSSVDLSTSLDSSVQTRIFKIIVIGDSNVGKTCLTFRFTGGSFPEKTEATIGVDFREKAVEIEGEKIKVQVWDTAGQERFRKSMVEHYYRNVHAVVFVYDVTKMASFQNLKTWIQECNGHRVSPTVPRVLVGNKCDLVSHIQVPSNTALKFADAHNMLLFETSAKDPKESQNVDSIFMCLACRLKAQKSLLYRDVEREDGRVRLSQETDVNKSNCPC, encoded by the exons ATGGCAAATGAATCTTTTGAAAATGAGGGAGGTACCGGTTCGAGAAACTCAAGAAATACAAATTtcacatcatctgtggatctcagCACGTCCTTAGATTCAAGTGTTCAGACTCGAATATTTAAAATAATTGTAATCGGGGATTCAAATGTAGGGAAGACCTGCTTAACCTTCCGCTTCACTGGGGGAAGCTTTCCCGAGAAGACTGAGGCGACAATCGGTGTGGATTTCAGGGAGAAAGCAGTGGAAATAGAGGGCGAAAAAATAAAG GTGCAGGTGTGGGACACTGCAGGACAGGAGCGCTTCAGGAAGAGCATGGTAGAACACTACTACCGCAATGTGCACGCTGTCGTTTTCGTTTACGACGTCACCAAGATGGCCTCATTCCAGAACCTGAAGACGTGGATCCAGGAGTGCAACGGGCACCGTGTCTCACCCACTGTGCCTCGGGTACTGGTGGGTAACAAGTGTGACCTGGTTAGTCATATCCAAGTACCCTCCAACACTGCCCTCAAGTTTGCAGACGCCCACAACATGCTGCTGTTTGAGACCTCGGCGAAGGACCCCAAGGAGAGCCAAAATGTGGACTCCATTTTCATGTGCCTGGCATGTCGGCTGAAAGCCCAGAAGTCCCTGCTGTACAGGGATGTTGAGAGGGAGGATGGAAGGGTTAGGCTTTCACAAGAGACAGATGTTAATAAGAGTAACTGCCCTTGTTGA
- the selenot2 gene encoding selenoprotein T2 yields MAEYSQTGILTALLLFTVVTVKDIYVGRSMMTQHPAQASDSLNMGADRLRDADPQRLSKQALYTGPVLKFQFCISUGYNKVFQEYSRSISQLYPDIRIEGENYPPTTINKYLGNVFSYFKLLAIALVVSGQNPFAMLGLETPRAWTWTQENKIFSCLMTFFLSNMLETHFLSTGAFEITLNDVPIWSKLQSGYVPNIQEIFQILDNHIKMNQVDKISFPSL; encoded by the exons ATGGCAGAATATAGCCAAACGGGCATTTTGACGGCGCTTCTGCTGTTCACAGTTGTCACTGTAAAAGACATTTACGTCGGGAGGTCCATGATGACTCAACACCCAGCGCAGGCCTCTGACAGCCTGAATATGGGGGCTGATCGTTTGCGGGATGCCGACCCACAGAGGCTCAGCAAGCAGGCCCTCTACACTGGGCCAGTGCTGAAATTCCAGTTTTG CATCTCCTGAGGGTATAACAAGGTGTTCCAGGAGTACTCCCGGTCTATCAGCCAGTTGTACCCGGACATCCGCATAGAAGGGGAAAATTACCCTCCCACAACCATCAACAA ATATCTCGGAAATGTATTTTCCTACTTCAAACTTCTTGCCATTGCCCTGGTTGTCAGTGGACAAAATCCCTTCGCTATGCTTGGACTGGAGACTCCCAGAGCATGGACGTGGACTCAAGAAAATAAG ATATTCTCGTGCCTGATGACATTCTTCCTCAGTAACATGTTGGAGACCCACTTCTTGTCCACCGGTGCATTTGAAATCACACTAAATG ATGTACCAATCTGGTCCAAGCTGCAGTCAGGATACGTACCCAACATTCAGGAGATCTTCCAAATCCTTGATAATCACATTAagatgaatcaagttgacaagaTCTCCTTTCCATCTCTGTAG